In Pseudomonas sp. MTM4, one genomic interval encodes:
- a CDS encoding beta-ketoacyl-ACP synthase III, with translation MHNVVISGTGLYTPAQSISNDELVESFNTYSLRFNTEHAAAIEAGEVQPMPESSSAFIEKASGIKSRFVTDKAGILDPDRMVPRIPERSNDEWSILCEMSVKAAEEALARAGKTAADIDGVIVACSNLQRAYPAVAIEVQAALGIKGFGFDMNVACSSATFGIQNAANAVQLGQARAVLMVNPEICTGHMNFRDRDSHFIFGDACTAVIVERADLATSKHQWDVISTKLVTEFSNNIRNNFGFLNRTAEEYMTNPDKLFVQEGRKVFKEVCPMVAELIGEHLKENDIEVGSVKRFWLHQANLNMNHLIVRKLLGRDASAEEAPVILDTYANTSSAGSVIAFHKHQDDLPAGSLGVLSSFGAGYSIGSVILRKR, from the coding sequence GTGCATAACGTCGTCATCAGCGGTACCGGCCTTTATACCCCTGCCCAGAGCATTTCCAACGACGAGCTGGTGGAGTCCTTCAACACTTACTCGCTCCGCTTCAATACCGAGCATGCCGCTGCCATCGAAGCTGGTGAAGTGCAGCCGATGCCCGAGTCCAGCTCAGCCTTCATCGAGAAGGCGTCCGGTATCAAGAGCCGCTTCGTGACCGACAAGGCCGGCATCCTCGATCCCGACCGCATGGTTCCGCGCATTCCCGAGCGCAGCAATGACGAGTGGTCGATTCTTTGCGAAATGTCGGTGAAAGCCGCCGAAGAGGCACTGGCCAGAGCGGGCAAAACCGCCGCGGACATCGACGGGGTGATCGTGGCGTGCTCCAACCTGCAGCGTGCCTACCCGGCGGTAGCCATCGAAGTGCAGGCGGCACTGGGCATCAAGGGCTTCGGCTTCGACATGAACGTCGCCTGTTCCTCGGCCACCTTCGGTATCCAGAACGCTGCCAACGCGGTGCAACTGGGCCAGGCGCGGGCAGTGTTGATGGTCAATCCGGAAATCTGCACCGGCCACATGAACTTCCGCGATCGCGACAGCCACTTCATCTTTGGCGACGCCTGCACCGCAGTGATCGTCGAGCGCGCCGACCTGGCGACCTCCAAGCATCAGTGGGATGTCATCAGCACCAAACTGGTGACCGAATTCTCCAACAACATCCGCAACAACTTCGGCTTCCTCAACCGCACCGCCGAGGAATACATGACCAACCCGGACAAGCTATTCGTCCAGGAAGGCCGCAAGGTGTTCAAGGAAGTCTGCCCGATGGTGGCCGAGTTGATCGGCGAGCACCTGAAGGAAAACGATATTGAGGTCGGCTCGGTCAAGCGCTTCTGGCTGCATCAGGCCAACCTCAACATGAACCACCTGATCGTGCGCAAGCTGCTGGGTCGCGACGCCAGCGCCGAAGAGGCGCCTGTGATTCTCGACACCTACGCCAACACCAGTTCGGCCGGCTCGGTGATTGCCTTTCACAAGCACCAGGACGACCTGCCGGCTGGGAGCCTTGGTGTGCTCAGCTCTTTCGGTGCCGGTTACTCGATTGGCAGCGTGATCCTGCGCAAGCGCTGA
- a CDS encoding porin, whose product MKKKLIAIAVGAAMAVPAVAMADISIYGRAHVSVDFLDDGADYSETNLSSNSSRLGFKGDHQINPNLNAFFQIEQEVLFGSDNGSSFNTRDTFVGLSGNFGAAQIGRFDSPFKVARGPANLFGDQVGDMRNLTRVGDARFDERYDNTIQYTTPDFGGFNAKLAYSVHEGQSVQLDDEGDALDSDSMSMSLNYAGGPLEASLAYEQAEEDTSRGERDGIRAAAAYKLTDAFKLVGFYQTIEYDDADASDLERDLWTSDVYGVGGEYKIASNTALKAMWMTRDADADDADADMWVVGVEHKLDKAVRVYANYAVLDNDDAIRMNPWSQGRSANPSSSDDAFGEQASAFTVGLRYDF is encoded by the coding sequence ATGAAGAAGAAGTTGATTGCGATTGCTGTTGGTGCTGCGATGGCGGTGCCGGCTGTGGCAATGGCCGATATAAGCATCTACGGCCGTGCGCACGTGTCGGTGGATTTTCTGGATGACGGTGCCGACTATTCCGAAACCAACCTGTCGAGCAACTCTTCGCGCCTGGGTTTCAAGGGTGACCACCAGATCAACCCGAATCTGAACGCATTCTTCCAGATCGAGCAGGAAGTTCTGTTTGGCTCCGATAACGGCAGCAGCTTCAACACCCGTGACACCTTCGTTGGCTTGAGTGGCAACTTCGGTGCGGCGCAGATTGGTCGCTTCGACAGCCCGTTCAAGGTCGCCCGTGGTCCGGCCAACCTGTTCGGTGATCAGGTCGGTGACATGCGTAACCTGACGCGTGTCGGCGATGCCCGTTTCGATGAGCGCTACGACAACACCATCCAGTACACCACGCCTGACTTCGGTGGCTTCAACGCCAAGCTGGCCTACTCGGTCCATGAAGGTCAGTCGGTACAGCTGGATGACGAAGGTGATGCGCTCGACAGTGACTCCATGAGCATGTCGCTGAACTACGCCGGTGGCCCGCTCGAGGCATCTCTGGCATACGAGCAGGCTGAAGAGGACACCAGTCGTGGCGAGCGTGATGGGATTCGTGCCGCTGCAGCCTACAAGCTGACCGACGCGTTCAAGCTGGTTGGCTTCTATCAGACCATCGAGTATGACGATGCTGATGCCTCGGATCTGGAGCGCGACCTGTGGACGTCGGACGTTTATGGCGTGGGTGGCGAATACAAGATCGCTTCCAATACCGCGCTTAAGGCCATGTGGATGACCCGCGACGCCGACGCGGATGATGCTGACGCCGATATGTGGGTCGTGGGTGTCGAGCACAAGCTGGACAAGGCAGTCCGTGTCTATGCCAACTACGCAGTGCTGGACAACGATGACGCGATTCGCATGAACCCGTGGAGCCAAGGCCGCTCCGCCAACCCATCCAGCTCCGATGACGCTTTCGGTGAGCAAGCCTCTGCCTTCACCGTGGGGCTGCGCTACGACTTCTGA
- a CDS encoding DUF2057 family protein, with protein sequence MRSLFVIAMACLLAACAQQPHVKLYAGESLPESQVLTLVVPSELEIRSINGKPHSAANSMFGAADKQLQLQPGAYRVHAFYKNGFDINGGMSHEVVRGRTAIFNFEGQAGEVWRLEFDRPQNLAEAQAFETAFPAWALNTRTGERHEAQAGNRNTSVFNAMLVSSEVAPEATSVAPLGAATEPAAQAVTLRQSPAATATLPHTDATLTTLQQMWNLLTPESRTAFLKWAQQ encoded by the coding sequence ATGCGCAGTTTGTTCGTTATCGCCATGGCCTGCCTGCTGGCAGCCTGTGCCCAACAGCCCCACGTCAAGTTGTACGCCGGTGAGTCTTTGCCGGAGAGCCAAGTACTGACGCTGGTCGTTCCCAGCGAGTTGGAAATTCGCAGCATCAACGGCAAACCTCACTCTGCCGCCAACTCAATGTTCGGTGCGGCGGATAAGCAGCTGCAGCTGCAGCCGGGCGCCTACCGGGTTCATGCCTTTTACAAGAACGGGTTCGATATCAACGGCGGCATGAGCCACGAAGTAGTGCGCGGACGCACGGCCATTTTCAACTTCGAGGGGCAAGCCGGTGAGGTATGGCGCCTGGAGTTCGATCGCCCGCAGAACCTGGCCGAAGCCCAGGCATTCGAGACCGCATTCCCCGCCTGGGCCCTGAACACCCGCACGGGCGAGCGTCATGAGGCGCAGGCCGGTAATCGCAATACCTCGGTATTCAACGCGATGCTGGTCTCCAGTGAAGTCGCGCCGGAGGCAACCAGCGTTGCGCCGCTAGGTGCCGCAACCGAGCCCGCTGCTCAGGCGGTGACGCTGCGCCAGTCGCCCGCTGCGACAGCTACCCTGCCACACACCGACGCCACTCTGACCACCCTGCAGCAGATGTGGAATCTGCTGACGCCGGAAAGCCGCACGGCCTTCCTCAAATGGGCTCAGCAGTAA